The following is a genomic window from Niabella soli DSM 19437.
ATAATTAATAAGAGTGCCAGTTATAGATCGCTTATTGTCATAGGCGTTATTGGATTAATCTTTTTTTTCTCTGGAATAAGCCTGGTGAGAAATACAAAGGACGAGGCCTGAAAAGGTTATCAATAATAGCTTTAAGACGTTGCTCATCAATATAAAAGTCGAACTACCCATTGCATTCGAAAATCGGTTGTTGAACTTATTATCCATTATTTTTTTGTTGTTATATACAGGTCTTCCCCTTCATCTTGCGAAATAAAGGAAGAAACCAAATTGATCCCAAAATTTAAGAAAAGAAGGTTGATAATGCCCCGGTTTATCAAAAAAAAGCAATCATGCCGCAATGTTTTCAAATGTATAATAGTGGTCTGCCGCATTATATTTACCTTTCAGTAGTGCAACCGATGCGTTATGAATGCAAAAGCTCAAAATTCAGTGTGGGTCGTTCGCCTTATACCGGGCCTTGTTTTCTTTCTTGAAGGGATACAGAAGTTTTTATATGCAGATACATTAGGCGTTGGAAGATTTATTAAGATCGGGATTCCTTATGCCGGTTTTTGGGCGCCATTCGTTGGCGCAACAGAAATTGTATGTGGATTACTCCTCATTATCGGCCTTTTCACCCGTCTGGCAGCTATCCCATTGTTAATCGTTATGATGGTTGCTTTTGCATATACAAAGTGGCCGCTGCTATTAAGTAAAGGATTCCTGCCTATGTTTCATGAATACAGGACCGATTTTGCAATGACGCTGAGTTTGATTTTTTTGTTAATATCCGGCGGTGGCCGCTATTCAATTGACTGGATCCGGTTCAATAAAAGAATATAATAATATCAAAGATATACCTGGCTTCATCCAAGACAATTTTAGGCAGCCGGAAAAAAATAAACTATTCTCCGGTCTGAGAAGCAACTCTTTCTTGTTAGCTTTAACGAGTTTGTTCGCTGATATCTCTTCTGAAGGTACTTTTGTGTTGCTGTTTTCTGTACAAGAGGTTAAGGCGAGACCTTGTCCATAAACTTGTCAACTTTTTCAATTAAGGGTTTATTTTCCATTCCATCATCTCTATAGAGGGCCCATCCCTTGTATTGGCGTTACTAATATCAACCGAGGTGGAAAATGCATTTCCGGCGCTGGTTCTTTACATCTAAAAAATTAGGTTTATTTTTGCGCCAATGAAATCTGGTTTTGTAAATATTTTTGGAAAGCCCAATGCAGGGAAAAGCACTTTGCTGAATGCACTGATGGGAGAGAAGCTGGCCATTGTATCGTCCAAAGTACAAACGACCCGTCATCGTATTAAAGCAATCCTGACGGAAAAGGATTACCAGATCATTTTTTCGGATACGCCGGGTATTATTGAACCCCGGTATAAGCTGCACGAAAAAATGATGCAGTCGGTAAAAAGCGCGCTGGAAGATGCGGATGTGGCACTCCTGCTAATGGATGTGAACGATAACTGGGAAGAGAACGACCAGCTCTTTTCCGGTTTGAAATTGCGGGTGCCGGGCGTGCTGGTGCTCAACAAAATTGATAAGGCCCCCCCCACTAAAATTGAAGAGGCCATCGCTTATTTTACCAATAAGCCCTATGCAAAAAAGATCGTGGCGATATCGGCAATAGCCGGCGTTAATTATACTGATTTTTTAAAACCCATCGTAGCGCTGCTGCCGGAAGGGGCGCCTTTTTATGATACAGACGAGATCAGTGATTTACCCACTAAATTTTTTGTGAGTGAGCTGATCAGGGAAAAGATCTATGAACTGGCGCAGGATGAGATCCCGTATCATACCGCGGTGCTGATTAGGGAGTTTAAAGAAAAACAGACCCTGGTGAAGATCATTGCGGATATTATTGTGCACCGGGAAACGCAAAAAATGATCCTGATCGGGGAGAAGGGAAGTATGGTAAAGAAGATAGGAACGGCGGCGCGAAAAGATATTGAAGCCTTTCTGGAACAAAAAGTGTTCCTGGAGCTTTTTATAAAAGTGAAACCCAAATGGCGGGATAATGATCTTTATCTGAAAGAATATGGGTATGGCACCTGATGTGCCGGTTAAAAGCCGGGAGCAAATCAATGCCACGAAGCCGGAAATGCGGGAAGATTTTTTTTTCAATGGTCTTTAGCTTACCGGTTCACCGTCTTGCCAGTCAACTATTTTGGAGTGCGGAGCACCCGCTCTGGAAAATAAAATTGCCGGACTGGTGATATTTCACCATTTTTGCTAAAATTATTATTTTGCCTTGCCCGAAAGGCGTATAAAAAAGAAATTTACATTGGTTTCCCCGGGCAGAAACAATGAGGAGAATTTATAAAATTAAATGGCAGTACCACAAAAACCAGCTTACAAACCACAGGGCGCCTTTAAACCCGGTGGCAACAGACCAAAAGGAAATTTTCGGGGAAGATTTCAACCACAAAAAGAAGCAGAACACCGCATTAATCAATTTATCCGCGTTCCACAGGTGCGCCTGGTCGGCGATAATGTAGAACAAGGCATTTATACTACCCAGGAAGCGCTTAAAATGGCGCAGGACCAGGAGTTAGACCTGGTGGAGATCTCACCAAAGGTGGACCCGCCCGTATGCCGTATTATCGATTACAATAAGTTTTTATACGATAAAAAGAAAAAGGAGAAGGAGTTAAAAGCCAAAAGCAAAACTACGGAGATCAAAGAGATCCGTTTTACACCGAACACCGATGATCACGATTTTGATTTTAAATCCAAACACGCGGAAGGATTCCTTAAAGAGGGCAATAAAGTAAAAGCTTATGTGCAATTTAAGGGAAGGGCGATCCAGTTTCAGGACCGCGGGCAGTTATTATTGCTGAAATTTGCAGAGCGCCTGGCCGATTTTGGTACGCTGGAAAGCATGCCGAAACTGGAAGGACGCCGGATGCTGGCGATGATCGCTCCAAAAGCGGCGAAAAAGAAATAAACGTTTTTAATTGTTTTAGAAAAAAGGGCCGTCTCAAAAAGACGGTCCTTTTTTATTGACAGATATACCGGTCAGCAAAAAGGCTGCCTCAAAAAATTGAGACAGCCTTTTTTATATCTGCAAGTTGCTTATTTTACTGATGCAGCGTAACGGTAGTTACATTAGTAACCGTGCCGCTGGTAACAGCTATATTGTTTACGGTAGAATCCATGTATTTGGTACTGTCTGTAGCATTGAAAGAAAGGCTGTACGTGCCGGGAGCAAGGTTAATGAATTTATAGTATCCTTCACCAAAAGTAGAACCTGCTTTTTCAGGTAAAGTACTTCCGATGGTATCTGCCCCGTTCAACAGGTAAACAGTAGTGCCTGCCACAGAAGGCAAAACAGTACCTCGGATCGCGCCAAAGGTAGCGGCTTCTGTATTGGCTCTGATAACGGGTTTCAGCAAGTATTTTCCACTGTTACCGGCTTTCACGATTGACCGGGCTACATCAAAATCCAGCCATATCTTATAAATACCATTTGGTTCCAGGGTTTGATGAAAGTTGATCTTGAGACCACTTTCCTGTGCTGACGGTGTAGTTAGGTCATGTGTAACGCCGCCTGTTACAATCGTATTGCCATCTCCCAACACCAATCGTATCTGTGAGATGGATCCGGCAGGCAGGGAAAACGGATCGCCCATGTACATAGAACCTCCGTTTTTCAGGGTGAGCAGGTTTACCGGACCGGTCAACTGGGGAGCCAGCGGATAGTTAACCACGCTGTCGCCGCTTTTACCATTCATAATGATATTTATTTCTTTGATGTTGATATTCACCGCGTCATAAGGGGCCGGGGCGTCTGTAAGAACAAACTGCACTTTGGAGGCTCCATTAGGATTGCCGTCGGAATTGCTGCTGTTTTTCGAACAAGAAGCAAACAATAACGCAGTAACCGTAGTAAGGATAATAAAAGTCCGTTTCATCGTTTAATTTTTTTAAAGGTTTAGTAGAAGGTTTATATAAGATTATATATGCTTCTTTCAGCAAACATAGGGGCAGAACATGAAGGAAACATGAAGGGATATTTTAATAAGTGCCTCGTTAAAAGAGGAGAGCATTTTTGTCAGGAATAGCGAATTTTTGCGCTTCACGGGAACATCGTGTTTGTAGCGTTTATATCATTTTCCACCGGGATTCCTGCAGCGTCCTGTGTTCATTTGATTGCCAGGCAGCCTTTTTTACGCGGCTCCTATCCGGAGCCTCATATCGTAAAACCACATTTTTTATAAACACGCAGCACCTTCGGCGCTAATTACCCTGCAAAAAGGGCATTGTTTATTGCACCGGAAGAATCAATAAAAAAAATGTTATACAGCCCCGTTACATTCAGCGTGTCAATCAATACAATATCTGTAAAACAAAAGGCTGCCTGAAATTGGCAGCCTTAAAAACAGGGGCTGATTTTTTTACTACACTTCCATATAGGCCTCGGTTGGCTCACAGGTACAGATCAGGTTGCGGTCTCCCAATGTATTGTTTACCCTTGCCACAGACGGCCAGAATTTGTTATGTGCTATATAGGGCAGAGGAAAGGCGGCTTCTTCCCTGGTATAACGATGCTCCCATGCGCTGGTAATTACCGATTGTTGCGTATGAGGTGCATTTTTTAACGGGTTGTCTTTCCCATCCCATGTAGCGGTTTCTATTTTCTGAATTTCCTTACGGATGCTTTGTAAGGCATCGCAAAAACGATCCAGTTCACCTTTGTCTTCACTTTCCGTTGGTTCGATCATGATCGTTCCCGGAACGGGGAAGCTCATGGTGGGGGCGTGGAACCCATAATCCATCAGCCTTTTGGCGATGTCTTCCGCTTCCACCTGCGCGGTCTTTTTAAACGGACGAAGGTCTACAATAAATTCATGCGCGCATAAATTATTGCTGTTGGTGTACAGGATATCAAAATCTTCTTCCAGGCGTGCCCGCATATAATTGGCGTTAAGGATGGCATATTGTGTGGCTGCCTTTAACCCTTCGGCGCCCAGCATGCGTATATAAGCGTAGGAGATCAGGAGAATAGATGCCGATCCATAAGGGGCTGCTGATACGGCCCCTTCGTGATTTTGATGATTCCCGGTTCCGTTACCGTTGATCGATATTGTTTTTGCTTTATGCAGGAAAACGTGGCCGGGCAAATGTTGGGCCAGATGCTCTTTCACGCAAATGGGTCCCATGCCGGGACCGCCGCCGCCGTGCGGGATAGCAAAGGTCTTGTGCAGGTTCAGGTGACAAACATCGGCGCCAATCAACCCGGGTGCAGTAAGTCCTACCTGCGCGTTCATATTGGCGCCGTCCATGTATACCTGGCCGCCATTGTCGTGGATGATCTGGTTGATCTCTTTTACCGTTTCCTCGTAAATTCCGTATGTGCTCGGGTAGGTGATCATAATGCCGGCCAGTACATCTTTATATTGTGCTGCCTTTGCTTTCAGATCCTCCATATCAATGTATCCATTCTCCAGAGCTTTCACCACAACCACTTTCATGCCCGCCATTACCGCAGAAGCCGGATTGGTACCATGCGCTGAGATGGGGATCAGCATCACATTACGTTGGGGGTTTCCCTGGGCTTCATGATAGGCTTTGATCGTAAGTAAGCCCGCATATTCTCCCTGTGCACCGCTGTTGGGTTGCAGGCTGCAGGCATCAAACGCCGTGATGGCGCACAGATATTGGCTGAGCTCTTCAACGATTTGTTTATAGCCGCCTGCCTGGTTTACCGGGGCAAAGGGATGAATATTCGCCCAATGCGCCCAGCTCAGCGGGATCATTTCCGTGGCGGCATTCAGCTTCATCGTACAGCTCCCCAAAGAGATCATGGAAGTGTTCAGAGAGAGATCCTTATTCTCCAGGTATTTGATGTAGCGCATCATCTTGCTTTCGCTATGATAGGTATTAAACACCTGTTGGGTAAGAAATGCAGATTGGCGCACCAGTGATTCAGGGATATGACGCAATTCCTCTTCCGTACTTAACTCAAATGAAACGGGATTCACATCATTTTCAAAACAATTGATCAGGTCATAAAGGTCTTCAACGATCACGGTTTCATCAAGGGAAACGCCAATATGCTGATGATCGATCTGCCGCAGGTTTATTTTTTGTTGCGCTGCTTTTCCAATAATCCCGGCGGCATTGTTTGTTTTGATAACAAGGGTATCAAAATAATGATCGCTCACCAGCTCAAACCCACGCGCTTCAATAGCTTCCCCTACGATCTGGGTGAAAACTGCAATCCGTTCTGCAATTTTTTTCAGTCCATCGGGCCCGTGATACACGGCATACATTGCGGCCATATTAGCAAGCAATGCCTGCGCTGTGCAAATATTTGAAGTGGCTTTTTCCCGTTTGATATGTTGCTCCCGGGTCTGCAAGGCCATGCGGAGCGCGCGGTTCCCGTTGGCGTCTTCACTGATGCCGATGATCCGGCCCGGTATGGTGCGTTTGAATTCATCGGTAGCCGTCATGAAGGCGGCATGAGGACCGCCATAACCCAAAGGTACCCCAAAACGTTGCGCAGATCCGATCGCCACATCGGCGCCCAGTTCACCCGGAGGGGTTAAAATGGCTAAAGCCAGCAGGTCGGTTGCCATGGCTACATAGGCTTCGTTGCGGTGTACGGTTTCAATAAAAGAACGGTAGTCTTCAATACTTCCCTTGTTATTAGGGTACTGTATCAGTGCGCCAAAGTATTCTTTGGTGATGCCGGCTGTTTTATAGTCGCCTTCCACCAGTTCAATCCCGAAGGGCTTTGCGCGGGTGTACAGAACGTCTTTTGTTTGGGGGAAGAGCTCAGCGTCAATAAAAAATCTGGGCTTTTCCGCAACGGTGGCCTTGTTCTTTGAATGGTAAAACATGATCATGGCTTCTGCGGCGGCCGTTGCTTCATCCAGTAAGGAGGCATTGGCCAAAGGCAGACTCGTAAGGTCGCAGATCACCGTCTGGAAATTCAGCAGGCTTTCCAGGCGTCCCTGGGATATTTCGGCCTGGTAAGGCGTATATTGGGTATACCAACCCGGATTTTCAAAAATATTGCGCAGGATGACTGACGGCGTAAGGGTGCCGTAATACCCCTGACCGATATAATTATGAAAAATTTTATTTTTGAGCGATACATTTTTGATATGGCGGAGGTATTCGTTCTCGCTCATAGGTTTGGGAATATCAAGGGCTTCCGCCATGCGGATCGCCGATGGAACGGTTTGCTCCATTAAGGCGTCCAGGTTGTTGAACCCCACTTTATCCAGCATTTTTCCGGTTTCGGTTGCATCGGGCCCAATATGCCGTTGTAAAAATTCTTTTGATTGCGCTTCTAAAATATTCATATAACTATTGAAGTGTTGAGTATAAATAAGGTGTGCAAAGTTACGTTCAATTTACGAGAAAAAGTAAGGATCGCCCGTCTGGGGAAAACCAGTGAATATAAGCGCTTAGGCCCGTTTTTAAATTTCAGGGAACTGCATAATTCTTGTAAGTGATTTAAGCGGATGAATCATTATTTTTGATTTTTAAATGGAATCGTTGAATTTATTAGAGAATGTCGAAAGAACTTTTGCATAACTGGGAGAAGAAATCAAAAGAGCACCGGAAAAATTATCAGCAGTTTTTGAAACGGGCCGATAAAAATAAGGTCCTGCGCCAGCTTCCGGAGTTGCATGAAGCCGCTTTTGAAGCGGTGGATTGCCTTTCCTGTGCCAATTGCTGTAAAAATTATTCTCCCCGGTTTAAAACGCCGGATATAAAACGCATCGCCAAAGGATTGGGAATGAAAGAGAGTGTTTTTATAGACACCTACCTGCGGGTGGATGAAGACGGGGATTTTGTGGTACAACAGTCGCCCTGTCCTTTTTTAAATACTGATAACACCTGCAATATCTATGAGATTCGGCCGTCTGATTGCGCGCGCTTTCCCTACACTGATGAAGATGTGCTTATAAAACGCCCTGCATTAACGCTCAAGAATAGTGAGTTTTGCCCGATCACCTATTATGTGCTGGAGCGGCTGGTAAACGCGACAACAAAATAACGGGCTTGCTCCTTTGCGATTTAACCGCAAAGACGCCAGGACGCTATGATTTCTACTGTGTCTATGTTGTTAAAAATCAGTTCGAACGGCTTCGTTATACAGAATGCTACAGCTTTTAAGTACTCACTGCAACACCCGCGTAGTTCTTGAGCCTCATTAATTCTTTTGAAAATAATTCGCTGGGTCTTTGCTCCCCTGGGTCGCTGTGTAAAATTTATAATAAACCGGTATCCATTTTATTAAAATACCTGTGATGCTGATTGACGGATGGGGTATCGCTGCAGGATCAACTTATAGGCCGAGCCGATGGCTCTCTATTTTTAGTTGCGCGCTTTTAACAAGAAACTAAAGTTCCTTGTTAACCCATTAAACCGAGGCTACGCCTCTTCAACGTTCACTGTCTGGAGGTTTCAACAAGTTTAATCATATGCTCAATGTGACAGAAAGCCAGAGGCTTGCGTTCTTCAGGTAACTTCGGAATTTATTCCGAAGTAATGAGCCAAATATAGGGGATTGAGTGCCATCGGCACGATCCATTTCGAAAGCAACGCCAGGCCTGCTATTGCTCTTAGCTAACGAGCACCCCGCCTGCTTTGATCACAATGAAGGAGAATCCATAAGTCCATTATGATAATTTTGATACGGGTTCATTATTAGCCGCATTATTCTTTAGACTAAATTTTGTTTTTGGTCGAATATTCGTATTTTTGCATAACGAATAACGTATCATTGGATAAACGGACAAAAATAGTAGTAGCGGCGCAAAAGCTTTTTCAGGAGCAGGGGCTGGGATTTTCTACGATGGAAGATGTGGCAAAAGCGGTGGGAATGGGCAAGAGCTCCCTGTACTATTATTTTAAAAGCAAGGAGGAGATCTTTGATGCGGTACTGGATGCCGAAATAAACGAAGTGATCCTGGAAACAACCCGGCAGCTAAGCCGGCAGCAAGGCCTGGTGGAAAAACTGGTTGCTTTTGCTTCAGTAAAACTTGCC
Proteins encoded in this region:
- a CDS encoding DoxX family protein; translated protein: MNAKAQNSVWVVRLIPGLVFFLEGIQKFLYADTLGVGRFIKIGIPYAGFWAPFVGATEIVCGLLLIIGLFTRLAAIPLLIVMMVAFAYTKWPLLLSKGFLPMFHEYRTDFAMTLSLIFLLISGGGRYSIDWIRFNKRI
- the era gene encoding GTPase Era, encoding MKSGFVNIFGKPNAGKSTLLNALMGEKLAIVSSKVQTTRHRIKAILTEKDYQIIFSDTPGIIEPRYKLHEKMMQSVKSALEDADVALLLMDVNDNWEENDQLFSGLKLRVPGVLVLNKIDKAPPTKIEEAIAYFTNKPYAKKIVAISAIAGVNYTDFLKPIVALLPEGAPFYDTDEISDLPTKFFVSELIREKIYELAQDEIPYHTAVLIREFKEKQTLVKIIADIIVHRETQKMILIGEKGSMVKKIGTAARKDIEAFLEQKVFLELFIKVKPKWRDNDLYLKEYGYGT
- the infC gene encoding translation initiation factor IF-3 is translated as MAVPQKPAYKPQGAFKPGGNRPKGNFRGRFQPQKEAEHRINQFIRVPQVRLVGDNVEQGIYTTQEALKMAQDQELDLVEISPKVDPPVCRIIDYNKFLYDKKKKEKELKAKSKTTEIKEIRFTPNTDDHDFDFKSKHAEGFLKEGNKVKAYVQFKGRAIQFQDRGQLLLLKFAERLADFGTLESMPKLEGRRMLAMIAPKAAKKK
- a CDS encoding DUF4382 domain-containing protein, coding for MKRTFIILTTVTALLFASCSKNSSNSDGNPNGASKVQFVLTDAPAPYDAVNINIKEINIIMNGKSGDSVVNYPLAPQLTGPVNLLTLKNGGSMYMGDPFSLPAGSISQIRLVLGDGNTIVTGGVTHDLTTPSAQESGLKINFHQTLEPNGIYKIWLDFDVARSIVKAGNSGKYLLKPVIRANTEAATFGAIRGTVLPSVAGTTVYLLNGADTIGSTLPEKAGSTFGEGYYKFINLAPGTYSLSFNATDSTKYMDSTVNNIAVTSGTVTNVTTVTLHQ
- the gcvP gene encoding aminomethyl-transferring glycine dehydrogenase, with the translated sequence MNILEAQSKEFLQRHIGPDATETGKMLDKVGFNNLDALMEQTVPSAIRMAEALDIPKPMSENEYLRHIKNVSLKNKIFHNYIGQGYYGTLTPSVILRNIFENPGWYTQYTPYQAEISQGRLESLLNFQTVICDLTSLPLANASLLDEATAAAEAMIMFYHSKNKATVAEKPRFFIDAELFPQTKDVLYTRAKPFGIELVEGDYKTAGITKEYFGALIQYPNNKGSIEDYRSFIETVHRNEAYVAMATDLLALAILTPPGELGADVAIGSAQRFGVPLGYGGPHAAFMTATDEFKRTIPGRIIGISEDANGNRALRMALQTREQHIKREKATSNICTAQALLANMAAMYAVYHGPDGLKKIAERIAVFTQIVGEAIEARGFELVSDHYFDTLVIKTNNAAGIIGKAAQQKINLRQIDHQHIGVSLDETVIVEDLYDLINCFENDVNPVSFELSTEEELRHIPESLVRQSAFLTQQVFNTYHSESKMMRYIKYLENKDLSLNTSMISLGSCTMKLNAATEMIPLSWAHWANIHPFAPVNQAGGYKQIVEELSQYLCAITAFDACSLQPNSGAQGEYAGLLTIKAYHEAQGNPQRNVMLIPISAHGTNPASAVMAGMKVVVVKALENGYIDMEDLKAKAAQYKDVLAGIMITYPSTYGIYEETVKEINQIIHDNGGQVYMDGANMNAQVGLTAPGLIGADVCHLNLHKTFAIPHGGGGPGMGPICVKEHLAQHLPGHVFLHKAKTISINGNGTGNHQNHEGAVSAAPYGSASILLISYAYIRMLGAEGLKAATQYAILNANYMRARLEEDFDILYTNSNNLCAHEFIVDLRPFKKTAQVEAEDIAKRLMDYGFHAPTMSFPVPGTIMIEPTESEDKGELDRFCDALQSIRKEIQKIETATWDGKDNPLKNAPHTQQSVITSAWEHRYTREEAAFPLPYIAHNKFWPSVARVNNTLGDRNLICTCEPTEAYMEV
- a CDS encoding YkgJ family cysteine cluster protein produces the protein MSKELLHNWEKKSKEHRKNYQQFLKRADKNKVLRQLPELHEAAFEAVDCLSCANCCKNYSPRFKTPDIKRIAKGLGMKESVFIDTYLRVDEDGDFVVQQSPCPFLNTDNTCNIYEIRPSDCARFPYTDEDVLIKRPALTLKNSEFCPITYYVLERLVNATTK